In Palleronia sp. LCG004, a single window of DNA contains:
- a CDS encoding class II 3-deoxy-7-phosphoheptulonate synthase gives MADWQKSSWRARPRIQMPDYTDAAALGAVESRLSRFPPLVFAGEARTLKSELAAVSRGEAFLLQGGDCAESFAEFSADTIRDTFKVMLQMAMVLTYGAKVPTVKVGRMAGQFAKPRSSATETIGDRELPSYRGDIINGFEFTPEARIPDPNRMLEAYTQAAATLNLLRAFSKGGFADVHRVHAWTLGFTDADEAGKYRDIANRIQDTLDFITAAGITADRNAELSTVDFYTSHEALLLEYEEALSRVDSLTGQNIAGSGHLIWIGDRTRQPDGAHVEFCRGVANPIGVKCGPSMTPSELKQLIEILNPGNEAGRLTLIARFGAGTVGDHLPALVQAVREEGANVVWSCDPMHGNTIKSASGYKTRPFESVLREVQEFFAVHNSEGTIPGGVHFEMTGKDVTECTGGVRAVSDEDLSDRYHTACDPRLNASQALELAFLVAEELRNRGMASTRAAVV, from the coding sequence ATGGCCGACTGGCAGAAATCGTCCTGGCGCGCGCGCCCGCGCATCCAGATGCCGGATTATACCGACGCCGCCGCGCTCGGCGCAGTCGAGAGCCGTCTCTCGCGGTTTCCCCCGCTCGTCTTCGCGGGCGAGGCGCGGACGCTGAAATCGGAACTCGCCGCCGTGTCGCGCGGAGAGGCGTTCCTCTTGCAGGGTGGCGATTGCGCTGAGAGCTTCGCGGAATTCTCGGCCGATACGATCCGCGACACCTTCAAGGTGATGCTGCAAATGGCGATGGTCCTGACCTATGGGGCCAAAGTTCCGACCGTGAAGGTCGGGCGCATGGCCGGTCAATTCGCCAAGCCCCGAAGCAGCGCGACCGAGACAATCGGCGATCGCGAGCTTCCGTCCTATCGTGGCGACATCATCAACGGGTTCGAGTTCACGCCCGAAGCGCGGATCCCGGATCCGAACCGCATGCTCGAAGCCTACACCCAGGCGGCCGCGACCCTGAACCTTCTAAGGGCGTTTTCCAAGGGGGGCTTCGCCGACGTGCACCGGGTGCACGCATGGACGCTCGGCTTCACGGACGCGGATGAGGCCGGAAAGTATCGCGACATCGCCAACCGCATTCAGGATACGCTCGACTTTATCACGGCGGCCGGCATCACGGCCGATCGCAATGCCGAGCTTTCGACCGTCGACTTCTATACCTCGCACGAGGCTCTGCTGCTCGAATACGAAGAGGCTCTGTCGCGGGTCGACTCTCTCACCGGGCAGAACATCGCGGGGTCGGGCCACCTGATCTGGATCGGCGATCGCACGCGACAGCCCGATGGCGCGCATGTCGAATTCTGCCGTGGCGTGGCCAATCCGATCGGTGTCAAATGCGGTCCCTCGATGACCCCGTCGGAACTGAAGCAACTCATCGAGATCCTGAACCCCGGCAATGAGGCGGGGCGCCTCACGCTCATCGCGCGGTTCGGTGCAGGAACCGTGGGGGACCACCTTCCCGCACTTGTTCAGGCGGTGCGCGAGGAAGGCGCGAACGTCGTGTGGTCTTGTGATCCGATGCACGGCAACACGATCAAGTCCGCTTCCGGCTACAAGACGAGGCCGTTCGAGTCGGTTTTGCGTGAAGTCCAGGAGTTCTTTGCGGTCCACAATTCGGAAGGTACGATTCCGGGCGGCGTCCATTTCGAGATGACCGGCAAGGACGTGACCGAATGCACCGGCGGTGTCCGCGCGGTCAGCGACGAGGATCTCTCCGATCGGTATCACACCGCTTGCGATCCGCGGCTGAATGCCAGCCAGGCGCTGGAGTTGGCTTTCCTGGTGGCCGAGGAACTGAGAAATCGCG